The Cloacibacterium caeni region AGAAGATTCTAGCAAGTAAAAACCTGAAAATGTTCGAAGAGAATTTAGCCGAAAATCCACAATTTATAAGAGTTCACAAATCTTATATCGTGAATTTTAATCATCTCATTTCTATTAATAAATCAAACGGAGGAACCATTGTTATGACTAATCAGATGGAAATTCCTTTTAATTCTGATAGTTATGAACTGATTTTAGAAAAAATAAATTTGATAAAAAAATAAAAAAGACACTATCCCAAAAAGTGTGTAAGTTAAAAAGTTAAGGCTTGGATTTTATAATCTGAGCCTTTTGTCAAAAATAAGCATAAATTGGTTTAAAACAATACCCCAATTTTGGATTGGCATTGACCATTTTTTGGTAGCTTCCTTTAAAGCAAGAAAAACCGACTTCAAGACTGCATCATCCGTAGGGAAAGACATTTTGTTTTTGGTATATTTTCTGATTTTTCCATTGAGATTTTCAATTAAATTAGTAGTGTAAATAATTTTACGGATTTCCAAAGGAAAGTCAAAAAATACAGTCAGTTCGTCCCAATTATCTCTCCACGATTTTATCGCATAAGCATATTTGGATTCCCATTTTTCTGCAAAATCATTCAGAGCGGCTTCTGCCGCTTGTTTATTTGGAGCATTATAGATGTGCTTCATATCGGCAGTAAAGTCTTTTCTGTCTTTCCAAACCACGTATTTACAGGCGTTTCTAATTTGATGAACTACACAGATTTGGGTTTGAGATTCAGGAAAAATTGAGCGAATAGTCTGGGTAAATCCATTCAAATTATCGGTAGCTGTAATTAAAATATCTTCTACACCACGAGCTTTTAAATCGGTTAAAACAGTCATCCAAAAACTAGAACTTTCGTTTTTTCCGAGCCACATTCCGAGAACTTCTTTCTTGCCATCACGGTTTAAACCTACCGCTAAATAGATGGTTTTATTGATGACTTTTGAGTTTTCACGAACTTTAAAGACAATTCCATCCATCCAAACAATGAGATAAAGGTCTTCTAATGGTCTATTCTGCCAACTCACTACTTCGCTTGCAACTGCATCAGTAATCCTAGAAATGGTAGAAGTAGAGACTTCAAAATCGTACATCTCACGAATTTGCTCCTCAATATCGCTCACGCTCATTCCTTTAGCATAAAAGGAGATAATGATATTTTCTAAACCTTCTATAATATTGTGTCTTTTAGGAACTAGAGCTGGTTCAAAACTACTTTCTCTATCTCTGGGAATTTTTATTTCAGATTCACCAAATGAGGATTTTATCTTTTTGGTTCCGTGTCCGTTACGATAGTTTCCAGTGGTGGTTTTTTCGTGTTTCTCGTTGTCGAGATGAGCATCAAGTTCGGCTTCGAGCATGTGTTCTACAGCTCGTTTGTGCATTTGTTTAAAGAATGAGGTTAAATCTTCTCCATTCTTAAAGGATTTGTAGAAATCCTTGTTGTTTAATAAGTCTTCTTTGTCAATCATAACTATGTAAATATATAAAATAGTAAAAAGTTATTTCCGAAAAATTTTTTGAGCTTTTATTGCTCAAAATTTTTCAGAATAACTTTTCAACTTACACAGTTAATGAAATACTACCATAAAAACTTTGCCAAAATTCTCAACCTTTACCTTTACCTCAATCTATCATTACACTCGTCATGCTCAAACTTCCACCAATCAATTCATCATTAAAAAGCGAAATTTCATCAGATTTTTCTTTCAAACCAAGCGTGTAAATCAGAGGTAAATAATGATCAGGAGTAGGAATGGCATTTTGCAATGCGGCTCCTTGTTTTTCAAAATGAATTAAATTCTGAAAATTTCCATCAAGAATCCATTCATTCGTTTTGGCTCTCGCTTCTATTGCCCAATCCCAACCAGCACCAACCGTATTGATATTCTTCCAGTCAATCATTCTAAGATTGTGAACCACGTTTCCACTTCCGATAATCAGAATGCCTTTTTCTCTTAATTTTTGTAATTTTTTAGCCAAATCAAAATGATATTGAGCAGGCTGAGTATAATCAATACTCATTTGGATCACTGGAATATTTGCTGCGGGATACAAATGTTTTATCACGCTCCAAGCTCCATGATCTAGTCCCCAACTATCGGTTTCTATAACTGAAGTGGGCGCCAAAAGTTCTGCTGTTTCTTTCGCCAATTCAGGATTTCCTTTTGCAGGATATTCTACCTCGAAAAGTTCTTGCGGGAATCCATAAAAATCATGAATCGTTTTCTGCATTTCTCCCGAAGTTACATAAGTTCCTTTGGTGTACCAATGCGCAGAAATACACAAAATAGCATTGGGAGTAGGAATTTTTTTAGAAATTTCTCTAAATCCTCTCACAAATTGGTTTTCTTCTATTGCATTCATCGGCAAACCATGTCCTAAAAATAGAACCGGCATTTTTTCGCTTTTGGGCAATTGTTCAGAAATGTATTCTAATACGTTGATGTTCATTTTAATTAAAAATTGATGCAGAATGCTCTAAAGCGTTCTGCATCTTTCATCGTTTGTGTTTGTTATTATCCTTTTACGAATTGTAATTCTCCAGCGATTTTTACTTCATCGCTTACTAAAACACCGCCAGTTTCCAAGGCTGCATTCCAGTTTAAACCGAAATCACTTCTTTTGATTTTTCCTTCAAAAGTAAATCCAGCTTTAGTGTTTCCCCAAGGATCTTGGTTGATTCCACCGAATTCCACTTCTAATTGTACTGGTTTAGTAACTCCGTTAATAGTTAAATGTCCTGTTACATTATCAGCTAAAGAAGCACTTTCAAAAGTAATCGTTGGGTTTTGTTCTGCATTGAAAAAATCTGCACTTTTCAAGTGAGTATCTCTATCTGTATTATTTGTGTCAATAGAATCTGTTTGGATAGTCGCGCTTACTTTTGCGTTTTTGAAAGTATCATCTTCTGCTTCTACTTCAGCAGTAAAAGTGTTGAAAGCTCCTTTTACGTTAGAAATCATCATGTGTCTTACTTTGAAGGTAATTTCACTGTGCGTAGTGTCTAAGTTCCATTTTGTTGCCATAATATTTTGTATTTTTTAGTTAATTATTATGGTGCAAATGTACAGCGCACAGAATCCTAGATGCATTGATGTAAGATAAGAAATGATTTTTTTAATACATCTACCATTAATTTGAAAAGATTGATAATCTGTAATGTGTGTATTGTAATGTTCTCAATAACCATGCCACAGCATTTATTTCAGGAAGTAAACAGTTAACGCAAGTGTTATTTCGTGTCAAAAAAAAATTAGGGTAGATTGTTTTTATTTTACTTTTCGTTGGTATTTATTTCATCTGTTTTTTGTGTTTTTTGAGACATTTGTTCGAATCAGGTTCGAATCAAGTTCGAATCAGCTTCGGAAAAAGGGTACTTTTTGCGAACAAAACTCGAGTTTGACTGCCACTTGATTCAACTCAAACCCTTATTTGTTTTCTTCAAAATGTGCGTCGTCCTAAAATAACTATACAACTGTTTATTTATAATTTAAATTGCTTATTTTGAGTATATTATAAGAATGGAAAGCAGTAAATTCTAAAAATATCTATACGTAATGCGAAACAAAATATACACAAAAAATACTGAATGTATAGCATGTAGGTAAAATTTACCAAAAAAATAGCTCTTTCACAAAACTTTTGTATATTTGAGTAATGTGGTCGAAATCCGCTCTGCTACTTCCGACCACATCGGTTCGGCTAAAAGACAACACGTAACAAAATGGAATACTTAGTAAAAGACGAACAACTCGAATTAAAATATGAACACGGAAAAGGTGCTTGGACTTATCATATTCAAATCCCCAACACCAAACACATTGTCGGAAAATGGGGTTCATTAAAAGTATCTGGCACTATTGACAATTACAAAATTGATAGTATCAACCTATTTACAATTACAGGGCAAGACAAACTAATTTCCATTAATGACAAAATCCGTAAAGCAATTAATAAAAGCGGAGGCGACAAAGTTAGGGTGACACTTTACTTGCTGACTTCAAATAAACAAATTACCGAAAAGGAAATTTTAGAAACATTCAAAGAAGCAGGAGTTATTAAAGCCTTTGAAAAATTGACAGACGAAGAACAAAAAGAAATTATTGGCAAAATTGCATCATCCAAATCGGAAGACAAACAAGTTAAAATGATTTTGAAATTTATTGACCAATTAAGCAAAAGCAATGATTAAAGAGACTTCGCTTGACTTCCTTTAAAAACTTAAAAATAATAACTCAAAAGATTGGCTTGAACAAAACCGAGATTGTTATGACCATTACAAAACTGACATTTTAGAATTAACAGAAAACCTTTTGACAGGATTATCAAAATTTGACCAATCCATTTCACAAGCCAATTTAGACCCAAAAAAGTGTTTGACAAGAGTAAACAGAGATTTGCAATTTTCAAAAGACAAGACACCATACAAAAACTATGTTTTAATTGTATTCAACAAAAATGGTTTTCACGGCAACACGGCAGGATATTATATCCAAATTGAGCCAAGTGCTAACTTTTTAGGTGGTGGAATTTGGCAGACAGCACCTGAACTTCTTAAAAAAATACGTCAAGAAATAGACTATTCATTTAATGACATTAATAAAATTATATCATCACCAAAGTTTCAAAAGACCTTTCCAAATGGAATACAAGGTGTAGGCAAACTAAAAAAAATGCCAGACGGTTATGACGAGACAAATCCAGCAAGCGAACTTTTAAAAATGAAAGGATTTTGTACTAAGGAAATCATAAGCGATAAAACTCTATTAAGTAAAGACTGCATTGCAACAATCTTGGACAGTTTCAAGACTTCAAAACCGTTAATTGACTACATAAAAAATGCAATTGAGTATGACGAATAAAAAGCCCGAACAGCTAACAGCCGTAGCTGTTGCACAACTCATTTTTTTAGAAAATAGTTTTTAAAAACATAATATTTAGAACTCTTTAGAAGCAATTTTAGAGAGGGATGTTTTTAAAATATTAAAATTTAGAGCGCTTACAATGGTGTTTTTTATGTTGTAAAGTATGGTTTTTATACAAATTTTTGTATATTTGAGTTGTGCAACAAGCACATTGTATTGGCAAAATGCGGGGAGAAGTGCAAAATTGAAAAGCAGTAAAAATAATCCGCTCATGCTTTTCAATTCCGCATTTTTTTGTAAGTTAGCAGTATTGAAAAAGCATTCGCTACGTTAAGTCTAAATTGAACTTTTCGTTCCATTTAGCCCGCACTTCGCCAATACTTTTTCCGTTATCTGTCATTTTAAAACAAAAAACCGTTAAAAATTAAATATTATGAAGGAATACAAAGTTGAATCTTTAATTTATTACACTAAGTTAACACTTGATTCTGAACACATTGTGAAAAAATCAAAAGAAGAAATTCAAGAAAAATTGGATGAATATTCTAAAAATGGATATAAATTAACTTCAACGACTTCAACCAATTTCGGTTTTGCAGTTTATATTTATTTGTTTTTTGAAAAAGATGCTTAAAGAAAAGATTACAATTTTTTTTAAAAAATATTTTCCAGAGTTCGCTTTGATTTTCATAAGTGTTATTCTTGCATTTCTATTAACTGAATGGAGCAGTAATAAAAACGAAAAACTGTCCCAAAAAACAATTTTGACTGAAATAAAAAATGGATTACGGTCTGATGTTAAAGACCTTCAGGCAAACTTGGACAATCACAAATTCAGCATAAGAGGTGTGAGAGTCTTTAGAAATTGGACAATGGAGAAGAAAATTCCTCAGGATTCTATTGCTTTTTACTATTATGGTCTATTTCGAAATTATACTCCTATTATAAATAAAACAGGTTACGAATCTTTAAAATCTAGCGGACTTAAAACAATCAGCAATGATTCGTTGAGATTTAAAATTATTACTCTTTATGATTTTCACTACAAAATTATTGAAAAACTTGAAGATTCTCACCCTGAAATGCAAGATTTCCAGAACTTTTTCAAGCCAACAAACGATATAATTCACTCAAATTTATTATTTGATGAAAAAGGAAATATTGTTGGAATTCAGCCTTCAAAAAATATTTCTGAAAATGACAAAAAAGCATTGTTAAGTTATTTTTGGCGAATGGAAATAAATAAAAAGTTTAAAATTATGAGATATAATGGGATTATTGAAAAACTTAAAGAACTTGAGAAGAATATTGATGTGGAAATAAAAAACGACAGATAACATAGGTAGCTGTTGCACAACTCCCATTTTTAGAAATACTATTTCCAAAACATAAAATTTCGACCTCTTTAGAAGCAATTTTAGAGAGGTTTGTTTTTTAATACTTTTCAGTTAAGTATTTCCAGTATCGTTTTGGAACCCACTGAATATGAAGTTTCATGTTTTTTCGTTCAGGAATTCCTGTTTTTACAAAGTAACGTTGCCAAAGTGTTTGGTATTTTTTCTCTTCTTCATGATGGAATTGTTCAGAATTTCTGAAATTTTGCAATTGAGAAGAATCAGGTATGAAAAAATGAACTTCTTTTAAATCATAGAAAATTCCGTAATGCCTTTTCAAGTCAAAAATCATCCATTTTTGGTCGGCGTATCTTTCTTTAAAATGTTTTCTAATGAGTGGTAAAACATTAAAATCAGGTTCTATTTTGGCAAAATACACTTCATCTTGTAATAATTCAAATCGTACAAAAGCCAGCATTCTGTGTCTTTCTCTGCTCACACTTCTACAAATTTTAGAAATTTCTAAAATATCTTCATTCCCAAAATCTTGTAAAATATTTTGTTTTGGATGTTTTATAGAATGTCGAACTGCGCTCAGAATTAATCTTTCTAAGTCTTTTCTCTCCGAGAAATAAACAATCATGAGTTGAGAAATGCCTTGCTTTCCTAGGTTTTGTTCTAATTTTTTCAGAACTCGGTCAGATTTGTTAAAATCAGTAATGACTTCGTGTGTTTCTGCGAAGAAATTCTCTTGACTGTAATTTTGTTGAGCAACAATTTCCACCACGTCATATTTGTACTCGAAAACTTCAAATACAGCCGTCATTAATCCTTCAAAAGTGGAATCGTAGAGTAGGGTGGTCAATTTTTATTAATGATAATAAATTATTAATGAAATATAAATGATAATCTTTATAATTAAATATTCGTGCATTCGTGGCAATTTAAAACAAACTCAACTGCTCCGAAAACGGATTTTGCCATTTAGATTTCATGCCGTTTACAATGATTTGTCTAAAATTTTGCTCATCAATCAATCGGTTGAAAATATTTTGACTTTCAAATTCTATGAAATATTTGGCTCTGTTGGTGGCAACGCCCATTTTTTTGAGGTGCTCTAAATTCAGTTTCTGAAATTTTCTCGCCATCAGAATTTTATTTACAGAAGTTACGCCTACTCCAGGAATTCTTAGCAGCATTTCTTTCGGAGCGGTATTGATATTTACAGGGAACTTTTCTCTGTTTCTTAGCGCCCAAGCTAATTTTGGGTCTACTTCTAAATCTAGAAATGGATGATTTTTGTCTAAAATTTCATTGGCATCAAAACCATAAAAACGCATCAACCAATCTGCTTGATACAGTCGGTTTTCCCTTTTCATTGGAACTTGTGCATGAATGGAAGGTAAATTTTTATCTTCTAAAACAGGAACGTAACCAGAATAGTATACCCGTTTCATGTTGTAATTTTGATAAAAATGTTTGGCTACATGAATAATTTTCAGGTCTGTTTCATTGGTTGCGCCCACAATCATTTGGGTAGATTGACCAGCTGGAGAGAATTTCGGAACTTTTCTGAAAATTT contains the following coding sequences:
- a CDS encoding putative DNA modification/repair radical SAM protein, encoding MNFDRIKEKLEILADAAKYDVSCSSSGGNRKNKGGLGNSHTAGICHSYTEDGRCISLLKILLTNHCIYDCLYCVSRKSNDIKRAAFTVEEVVDLTMNFYRRNYIEGLFLSSGIFKNADFTMERLVRIAKKLREEHNFNGYIHLKTIPGASDELIREAGLYADRLSINLEIPTESGLKLLAPEKSHQDMIKPMGFIKNALTVYQEERKIFRKVPKFSPAGQSTQMIVGATNETDLKIIHVAKHFYQNYNMKRVYYSGYVPVLEDKNLPSIHAQVPMKRENRLYQADWLMRFYGFDANEILDKNHPFLDLEVDPKLAWALRNREKFPVNINTAPKEMLLRIPGVGVTSVNKILMARKFQKLNLEHLKKMGVATNRAKYFIEFESQNIFNRLIDEQNFRQIIVNGMKSKWQNPFSEQLSLF
- a CDS encoding IS256 family transposase; the encoded protein is MIDKEDLLNNKDFYKSFKNGEDLTSFFKQMHKRAVEHMLEAELDAHLDNEKHEKTTTGNYRNGHGTKKIKSSFGESEIKIPRDRESSFEPALVPKRHNIIEGLENIIISFYAKGMSVSDIEEQIREMYDFEVSTSTISRITDAVASEVVSWQNRPLEDLYLIVWMDGIVFKVRENSKVINKTIYLAVGLNRDGKKEVLGMWLGKNESSSFWMTVLTDLKARGVEDILITATDNLNGFTQTIRSIFPESQTQICVVHQIRNACKYVVWKDRKDFTADMKHIYNAPNKQAAEAALNDFAEKWESKYAYAIKSWRDNWDELTVFFDFPLEIRKIIYTTNLIENLNGKIRKYTKNKMSFPTDDAVLKSVFLALKEATKKWSMPIQNWGIVLNQFMLIFDKRLRL
- a CDS encoding DUF6090 family protein, which translates into the protein MLKEKITIFFKKYFPEFALIFISVILAFLLTEWSSNKNEKLSQKTILTEIKNGLRSDVKDLQANLDNHKFSIRGVRVFRNWTMEKKIPQDSIAFYYYGLFRNYTPIINKTGYESLKSSGLKTISNDSLRFKIITLYDFHYKIIEKLEDSHPEMQDFQNFFKPTNDIIHSNLLFDEKGNIVGIQPSKNISENDKKALLSYFWRMEINKKFKIMRYNGIIEKLKELEKNIDVEIKNDR
- a CDS encoding YceI family protein, giving the protein MATKWNLDTTHSEITFKVRHMMISNVKGAFNTFTAEVEAEDDTFKNAKVSATIQTDSIDTNNTDRDTHLKSADFFNAEQNPTITFESASLADNVTGHLTINGVTKPVQLEVEFGGINQDPWGNTKAGFTFEGKIKRSDFGLNWNAALETGGVLVSDEVKIAGELQFVKG
- a CDS encoding TIGR03915 family putative DNA repair protein gives rise to the protein MTTLLYDSTFEGLMTAVFEVFEYKYDVVEIVAQQNYSQENFFAETHEVITDFNKSDRVLKKLEQNLGKQGISQLMIVYFSERKDLERLILSAVRHSIKHPKQNILQDFGNEDILEISKICRSVSRERHRMLAFVRFELLQDEVYFAKIEPDFNVLPLIRKHFKERYADQKWMIFDLKRHYGIFYDLKEVHFFIPDSSQLQNFRNSEQFHHEEEKKYQTLWQRYFVKTGIPERKNMKLHIQWVPKRYWKYLTEKY
- a CDS encoding DUF4177 domain-containing protein; protein product: MKEYKVESLIYYTKLTLDSEHIVKKSKEEIQEKLDEYSKNGYKLTSTTSTNFGFAVYIYLFFEKDA
- a CDS encoding DUF1905 domain-containing protein; protein product: MEYLVKDEQLELKYEHGKGAWTYHIQIPNTKHIVGKWGSLKVSGTIDNYKIDSINLFTITGQDKLISINDKIRKAINKSGGDKVRVTLYLLTSNKQITEKEILETFKEAGVIKAFEKLTDEEQKEIIGKIASSKSEDKQVKMILKFIDQLSKSND
- the ygiD gene encoding 4,5-DOPA dioxygenase extradiol — translated: MNINVLEYISEQLPKSEKMPVLFLGHGLPMNAIEENQFVRGFREISKKIPTPNAILCISAHWYTKGTYVTSGEMQKTIHDFYGFPQELFEVEYPAKGNPELAKETAELLAPTSVIETDSWGLDHGAWSVIKHLYPAANIPVIQMSIDYTQPAQYHFDLAKKLQKLREKGILIIGSGNVVHNLRMIDWKNINTVGAGWDWAIEARAKTNEWILDGNFQNLIHFEKQGAALQNAIPTPDHYLPLIYTLGLKEKSDEISLFNDELIGGSLSMTSVMID